In one Enterobacteriaceae endosymbiont of Donacia sparganii genomic region, the following are encoded:
- a CDS encoding exodeoxyribonuclease V subunit gamma yields MFTIYYSNKIDILLNLIKIQIKKFPLKNPLTSEIILYDNYKNFSKLIKINFSNILGIYGNINFISLDKFIWNIFIKIIPNIYKDDFLYKENITWLISLLIPDLIYSTEFTNFTKYFSYKIKDFNYLFQLSTQISNLYNHYQKYKPELLLLWEQNKVLLSLKNKHQTWQAKLWKTLLTYYKNILNKKLWYYGKLYNFYQKYKKYKIFKYDLLPERIFILDIQNIPLIHLKLLKKLEKYIEIHILVCSPSKYYWDNTLKYKNFDNQNINFNTLLFSWGNYHLNNFNKLINLPSRIIETFIENDKTSLLNNIKNDILYIHENNLRFKNKKKINYLDKSIQINICEDFYTEIKLLRNNILFTLKNNQNYFLHDIIVICPNLEIYVPFINSIFKDIIPINVYSNPDKIRNLDILNKFLFLLNLPYKNLIPQEIFFLLDDKYISNKFSLNKENLEYLHYWIKDLGIKYGLNIKNFNDISLPKDQYTWKLGIYRIFLGFSLYKDAGKWKNLIPYNISTVSSQKLLDKFICFLLKLEKWKIKLNKKYFLEKWKKNLLNLYHDFFPENKFIYKNIYFILKKFFLFLDQGLNIKYKKKISIKIIIQKINYLIQQKHQKFLFHINKINFCSFNMFQNMLFKKIFMIGMSNEYFPKKKYPVIFNLIKDYPYKGEKNYLDEDKNLFLKLIISTENKLFISYTNNKMNNIQNNLSNIINKLFLYISKNYYIKNNLIKNCLIKNFYRNYQNRYNFFFKKDNNIIDNYKIHGLKPIKINKLKINNLINFWKHPVKGFFNQRLKIYLQDLNNIKIFCKNSFNISALQEYIINKKILYTLILNKNINHLYNYYLNNGILPYGPYGEIWWEEKIYKINKNFNNKFQKYSYIEKIYKINFKIFNIKLKGNIKYFSYKNNLIKFEPKIIDIKTIIDLWIKYLILCANNINNKKINLFIYGFKNTKYNFKFLTKNKAIFLLEKYINGYISGLNNPILLPMKSSWIWINYCYDKEKKCINNDFFIQDQAKKKFFYYWNKNNIFINEYNDPYFKKLNFYLNKKKWLKTIKLIKKWMIDLLYYSN; encoded by the coding sequence ATGTTTACAATTTATTATTCAAATAAAATTGATATTTTATTAAATTTAATAAAAATACAAATTAAAAAGTTTCCTTTAAAAAATCCTTTAACATCAGAAATTATATTATATGATAATTATAAAAATTTTTCTAAATTAATAAAAATTAATTTTTCAAATATTTTAGGAATATATGGAAATATTAATTTTATCTCTCTTGATAAATTTATTTGGAATATTTTTATAAAAATAATACCTAATATATATAAAGATGATTTTTTATATAAAGAAAATATTACTTGGTTAATATCATTACTTATTCCTGATTTAATATATTCTACAGAATTTACAAATTTTACAAAATACTTTTCATATAAAATTAAAGATTTTAATTATTTATTTCAATTATCTACTCAAATATCTAATTTATATAATCATTATCAAAAATATAAACCAGAATTATTATTATTATGGGAACAGAATAAAGTTCTTTTATCATTAAAAAATAAACATCAAACATGGCAAGCTAAATTATGGAAAACATTATTAACATATTATAAAAATATTTTAAATAAAAAATTATGGTATTATGGTAAATTATATAATTTTTATCAAAAATATAAAAAATATAAAATATTTAAATATGATTTACTTCCAGAAAGAATATTTATATTAGATATACAAAATATTCCTTTAATACATTTAAAATTATTAAAAAAATTAGAAAAATATATAGAAATACATATTTTAGTATGTAGTCCTTCTAAATATTATTGGGATAATACACTAAAATATAAAAATTTTGATAATCAAAATATTAATTTTAATACATTATTATTTTCTTGGGGTAATTATCACTTAAATAATTTTAATAAATTAATAAATTTACCATCTAGAATTATTGAAACTTTTATAGAAAATGATAAAACAAGTTTATTAAATAATATAAAAAATGATATTTTATATATACATGAAAATAATTTAAGATTTAAAAATAAAAAAAAAATTAATTATTTAGATAAATCTATTCAAATAAATATTTGTGAAGATTTTTATACAGAAATTAAATTATTACGTAATAATATATTATTTACTTTAAAAAATAACCAAAATTATTTTTTACATGATATTATTGTCATATGTCCTAATTTAGAAATATATGTTCCTTTTATTAACTCAATATTTAAAGATATAATACCTATTAATGTTTATTCTAATCCAGATAAAATAAGAAATTTAGATATTTTAAATAAATTTTTATTCTTATTAAATTTACCTTATAAAAATTTAATTCCACAAGAAATATTTTTTTTATTAGATGATAAATATATATCTAATAAATTTTCTTTAAATAAAGAAAATTTGGAATATTTACATTATTGGATAAAAGATTTAGGTATAAAATATGGATTAAATATTAAAAATTTTAATGATATCTCTTTACCTAAAGATCAGTATACATGGAAATTAGGTATATATCGTATATTTTTAGGTTTTTCTTTATATAAAGATGCAGGTAAATGGAAAAATTTAATTCCATATAATATATCTACTGTATCATCACAAAAATTATTAGATAAATTTATTTGTTTTTTATTAAAATTAGAAAAATGGAAAATAAAATTAAATAAAAAATATTTTTTAGAAAAATGGAAAAAAAATTTATTAAATCTTTATCATGATTTTTTTCCAGAAAATAAATTTATATATAAAAATATATATTTCATATTAAAAAAATTTTTTTTATTTTTAGATCAAGGTTTAAATATAAAATATAAAAAAAAAATTTCTATTAAAATAATAATTCAAAAAATTAATTATTTAATTCAACAAAAACATCAAAAATTTTTATTTCATATAAATAAAATAAATTTTTGTTCTTTTAACATGTTTCAAAATATGTTATTTAAAAAAATTTTTATGATAGGAATGAGTAATGAATATTTTCCAAAAAAAAAATATCCAGTAATATTTAATTTAATAAAAGATTATCCTTATAAAGGAGAAAAAAATTATTTAGATGAAGATAAAAATTTATTTTTAAAATTAATAATTTCTACAGAAAATAAGTTATTTATTAGTTATACTAATAATAAAATGAATAATATTCAAAATAATTTATCTAATATAATTAATAAATTATTCTTATATATTTCTAAAAATTATTATATTAAAAATAATTTAATAAAAAATTGTCTTATTAAAAATTTTTATAGAAATTATCAAAATAGATATAATTTCTTTTTTAAAAAAGATAACAATATAATTGATAATTATAAAATTCATGGTTTAAAACCTATAAAAATTAATAAATTAAAAATCAATAATTTAATTAATTTTTGGAAACACCCAGTAAAAGGATTTTTTAATCAAAGATTAAAAATATATTTACAAGATTTAAATAATATAAAAATTTTTTGTAAAAATTCATTTAATATTAGTGCTTTACAAGAATATATTATAAATAAAAAAATATTATATACATTAATTTTAAATAAAAATATTAATCATTTATATAATTATTATTTAAATAATGGTATTTTACCTTATGGTCCTTATGGAGAAATATGGTGGGAAGAAAAAATATATAAAATAAATAAAAATTTTAATAATAAATTTCAAAAATATTCATATATAGAAAAAATATATAAAATTAATTTTAAAATTTTTAATATTAAATTAAAGGGGAATATTAAATATTTTAGTTATAAAAATAATTTAATTAAATTTGAACCCAAAATAATAGATATTAAAACTATTATTGATCTATGGATAAAATATTTAATTTTATGTGCAAATAATATTAATAATAAAAAAATAAATTTATTTATTTATGGTTTTAAAAATACAAAATATAATTTTAAATTTTTAACAAAAAATAAAGCTATTTTTTTATTAGAAAAGTACATCAATGGATATATTTCAGGTTTAAATAATCCTATATTATTACCGATGAAAAGTTCTTGGATATGGATAAATTATTGTTATGATAAAGAAAAAAAATGTATTAATAATGATTTTTTTATACAAGATCAAGCAAAAAAAAAATTTTTTTATTATTGGAATAAAAATAATATATTTATAAATGAATATAATGATCCATATTTTAAAAAATTAAATTTTTATCTAAATAAAAAAAAATGGTTAAAAACTATAAAATTAATAAAAAAATGGATGATTGATTTACTCTATTATAGTAATTAA
- the lgt gene encoding prolipoprotein diacylglyceryl transferase — translation MYKKYFLFPNIDPIFIRINKINIYWYGIMYLISFIYMIKISIIRNKNNKIGNKEEIYNLLCFCFLGVLLGGKIGCILFYNIHDFIKNPIILFKIWEGGMSFFGGLIGTIIVIIYFSYIKKKNFLQLTDFIVPMIPFGIGMGRIGNFINSELWGKVTNMPWAIIFPNSTEKDIIYIQKNLIYQDIFIKYSNLPRHPTQIYEFFLEGIILFLILNIIFKKNIFIGYKSSLFLFFYGIMRFFIEYFREPDIQFNFFYNYINLTINQFFSLTMIIIGIIIFYKKFIQLNII, via the coding sequence ATGTATAAAAAATATTTTTTATTTCCAAATATAGATCCTATCTTTATTAGGATAAATAAAATTAATATTTATTGGTATGGAATAATGTATTTAATTAGTTTTATTTATATGATAAAAATATCTATTATAAGAAATAAAAACAATAAAATTGGAAATAAAGAAGAAATTTATAATTTATTATGTTTTTGTTTTTTAGGTGTATTATTAGGCGGAAAAATAGGATGTATATTATTTTATAATATACATGATTTTATTAAAAATCCCATTATTTTATTTAAAATTTGGGAAGGAGGTATGTCATTTTTTGGTGGTTTAATAGGTACTATTATAGTAATAATTTATTTTTCTTATATAAAAAAAAAAAATTTTTTACAATTAACTGATTTTATAGTACCTATGATTCCATTTGGAATTGGTATGGGAAGAATAGGAAATTTTATAAATAGTGAATTATGGGGTAAAGTTACAAATATGCCATGGGCTATTATATTTCCTAATTCAACAGAAAAAGATATAATTTATATACAAAAAAATTTAATATATCAAGATATATTTATAAAATATAGTAATTTACCAAGACATCCTACACAAATTTATGAATTTTTTTTAGAAGGAATAATTTTATTTTTAATCTTAAATATAATTTTTAAAAAAAATATTTTTATAGGATATAAATCTAGTTTATTTTTATTTTTTTATGGTATAATGAGATTTTTTATAGAATATTTTAGAGAACCTGATATTCAATTTAATTTTTTTTATAATTATATTAATTTAACAATTAATCAATTTTTTTCATTAACTATGATAATTATTGGAATAATTATTTTTTATAAAAAATTTATACAATTAAATATAATTTAA
- a CDS encoding HPr family phosphocarrier protein, whose protein sequence is MLQKEIIIHNIHGFHTRPAAIFVKEAKNFISDITITSNGKTVNAKSLFKIQTLGLTKGTLITLKTSGIDEKNAIEHLTQIIQKL, encoded by the coding sequence ATGTTACAAAAAGAAATTATTATTCATAATATTCATGGTTTTCACACTCGCCCAGCAGCAATTTTTGTAAAAGAAGCTAAAAATTTTATATCAGATATTACTATTACATCTAATGGAAAAACAGTTAATGCTAAAAGTTTATTTAAAATACAAACTTTAGGTTTAACTAAGGGAACTTTAATTACTTTAAAAACTTCTGGAATAGATGAAAAAAATGCTATAGAACATTTAACTCAAATTATTCAAAAATTATAA
- the lysA gene encoding diaminopimelate decarboxylase, whose protein sequence is MIIQIFDKKFNKNNISIKTILFLIKKHKTPFWLYCAENIKNKILQLKKFDIIRFAQKSCSNINILKLMRSEGVKVDAISLGEIERALIAGYNPKYINDIVFTSDIFDKQTLKRIIKLNITVNIGSIDMLHQLGNISRGHNIWLRINPGFGHGHNKRTNTGGETSKHGIWYTDLKKSIYFIKKYNLNLIGIHMHIGSGVNYKHLQKVCDSMLYNVIQPYMPKINIISAGGGLSIPYKENDIKVNTNHYFNLWNKTRKILNNFFKKNIKLEIEPGRFLVAESGMLICQVCAIKNIKKKKFVLVDAGFNDLIRPVMYGSYHYISAISSKGEDLSNYPKINTIIAGPLCESGDIFTQLDNGEISFFMLPIVNIGDYLIFHDTGAYGASMSSNYNSRPLIPEILIENNIPKIIRRRQKIQELIDLELCKN, encoded by the coding sequence ATGATAATACAAATTTTTGATAAAAAATTTAATAAAAATAATATTTCGATTAAAACTATATTATTTTTAATAAAAAAACATAAAACTCCATTTTGGTTATATTGTGCTGAAAATATAAAAAATAAAATTTTACAATTAAAAAAATTTGATATAATAAGATTTGCACAAAAATCTTGTTCAAATATAAATATTTTAAAATTAATGAGATCTGAAGGAGTTAAAGTAGACGCTATTTCATTAGGAGAAATAGAAAGAGCATTAATTGCAGGATATAATCCAAAATATATAAATGATATTGTTTTTACATCTGATATTTTTGATAAACAAACATTAAAACGTATTATTAAACTTAATATTACTGTAAATATTGGTTCAATAGATATGTTACATCAATTAGGTAATATCTCAAGAGGCCATAATATATGGTTAAGAATAAATCCTGGTTTTGGACATGGACATAATAAAAGAACAAATACAGGAGGAGAAACAAGTAAACACGGTATTTGGTATACAGATTTAAAAAAATCTATTTATTTTATAAAAAAATATAATTTAAATTTAATAGGAATACATATGCATATAGGATCAGGGGTTAATTATAAACATTTACAAAAAGTATGTGATTCGATGTTGTATAATGTAATACAACCTTATATGCCAAAAATTAATATTATATCAGCAGGTGGGGGTTTATCTATACCTTATAAAGAAAATGATATAAAAGTTAATACTAATCATTATTTTAATTTATGGAATAAAACTAGAAAAATCCTTAATAATTTTTTCAAAAAAAATATAAAATTAGAAATTGAACCTGGAAGATTTTTAGTAGCCGAATCAGGTATGTTAATTTGTCAAGTATGTGCTATAAAAAATATAAAAAAAAAAAAATTTGTCTTAGTAGATGCAGGATTTAATGATTTAATTAGACCAGTAATGTATGGTAGTTATCATTATATTTCAGCAATTTCTTCTAAAGGAGAAGATTTATCTAATTATCCTAAAATAAACACTATTATTGCCGGTCCGTTATGTGAATCAGGAGATATATTTACACAATTAGATAATGGTGAAATTTCTTTTTTTATGTTACCTATAGTAAATATTGGAGATTATTTAATATTTCATGATACTGGGGCATACGGAGCATCCATGTCTTCTAATTATAATAGTAGACCTTTAATACCAGAAATTTTAATTGAAAACAATATTCCTAAAATAATTAGACGTCGTCAAAAAATACAAGAATTAATTGATTTAGAATTATGTAAAAATTAA
- a CDS encoding MutH/Sau3AI family endonuclease has translation MKEIFSTIIPNENILFLRAKLITGYSIIDIARWLNYKIFNNFKQDKGIIGKLIEFYLIGKQNNNLSNQDIPYLGIEIKTITINKKNKIINDCFICSFPLINKNTLLFYKKKLDNKISKILWIPIIIKNINTPLPMRKIGKPFFWVPSVKEKIKLNYDWNNLIKLLIIGEIKNINSYNGYILLVKNKGNKKQLTKTIDKTGKIISIIPRSLYFKKKFLNYLLKKNLNNI, from the coding sequence ATGAAAGAAATTTTTTCTACTATTATTCCTAATGAAAATATTTTATTTTTAAGAGCAAAATTAATAACAGGATATTCTATAATAGATATTGCTAGATGGTTAAATTATAAAATATTTAATAATTTTAAACAAGATAAAGGAATAATAGGTAAATTAATTGAATTTTATTTAATAGGAAAACAAAATAATAATCTTTCAAATCAAGATATACCATATCTTGGTATAGAAATTAAGACAATTACTATAAATAAAAAAAATAAAATAATAAATGATTGTTTTATTTGTTCTTTTCCATTAATAAATAAAAATACTTTACTATTTTATAAAAAAAAATTAGATAATAAAATATCTAAAATCTTGTGGATACCTATTATAATTAAGAATATAAATACTCCCTTACCTATGAGAAAAATAGGTAAGCCATTTTTTTGGGTTCCTTCTGTAAAAGAAAAAATAAAATTAAATTATGATTGGAATAATTTAATAAAATTATTAATAATAGGAGAAATAAAAAATATAAATTCTTATAATGGTTATATTTTATTAGTAAAAAATAAGGGAAATAAAAAACAATTAACTAAAACTATAGATAAAACTGGTAAAATTATATCTATAATTCCTAGATCTTTATATTTTAAAAAAAAATTTTTAAATTATTTATTAAAAAAAAATTTAAATAATATTTAA
- the recB gene encoding exodeoxyribonuclease V subunit beta codes for MKKKIIKFKEFDPFKENLSGQYLIEASAGTGKTFTIIIIYLRLLLGLHQKKHNLIPLTVEQILVVTFTDIAIKDLCKRIKKSIHILRIGCLKKKSKYGIIDNFIKEIQDYETANNLLLKAELNMHNASIYTIHSFCQKILNFKNYEIYDFFSNKKIISDELILQKEASINFWKKYLYNLPKKIAKIIFLYWKSPDNLLNTLLPFLSQQYFPKIKYPIKNKNFDIQFYENLKYIKIIKKYWIKYQDNIINIINNSNINKHIYNKKFINNWINTINLWSLMDTQDNFYPKELMRFSQKVLISKTINNLKIPKYILFEYIDVFLKKIVNLKFLIIIKAIKYINQYITKKKKINNEISFNDLLKILNKGLNSKFGSKIAKDIRKLFPVILVDEFQDTDIQQYNIFKKIYINKTRNLVILIGDPKQAIYSFRGADIFTYLKASFEIKNRFTLKNNWRSSSTMVNSVNKLFSNRSYPFLFKNIIFHSIEYTNQKLKYNFIINNKIKPGITFWFIDKFIDINSYKKKIAYTCAYEICQLINLGGENKAFLQKNYKNRKISISDITILVRNRFEAIILQKEFIKFNLPSIYLSNSNHIFEKQEAKELVLLLKTILQPNKKQKIINLLSSTLFNINLSFFNNDKKNIYIEKIINKFVIYKLIWKKYGILNMLEKIFIKDSIFFKINIIDNFMEEKIKNILYLGELIQISCINIINLKQIIEWLLQQIIHTNKNLLNQQIKLNYNINKIKIMTIYKSKGLQFPIVWLPFISSNIIDFINKNGIIYHNRKNFKTIIDFEKDEESKKLFLEETLSENLRLLYVSLTRSIFHCSIGIANIKNYNYKKLNLYLSYFNALDFLLKKKNNISNIDFKKILNNFKNKDISIKIIKKKKHIKINNEYLKNKNNKLLFTSQIKNFFYKKKIISSYSQIKKQQNNNLKFFNINYQYKFLNFNKENIKKTQYNFPIGKYIGTTIHNILEKLDFTKIITRNFIKKELIKKNISSNWHIMLTNWFNNILKLPIGDNKIILSKINNKNKKTEFKFYLSIKKSFSAIKYNNIINKYDFISNKLPKLNFKTIQGFLSGIIDLIFLWNKKYYIIDYKSNWLGSNFKNYKKKYIENDIYLNRYDIQYQIYSLALHKYLKYRIKNYNYEKNFGGVIYLYIRGIDNKQNENGIWEIKPTFQLINKLNKFFF; via the coding sequence ATGAAAAAAAAAATAATAAAATTTAAAGAATTTGATCCTTTTAAAGAAAATTTAAGTGGTCAATATCTTATAGAAGCATCTGCAGGTACTGGTAAAACATTTACTATTATTATAATATATTTAAGATTACTTTTAGGATTGCATCAAAAAAAACATAATTTAATTCCATTAACAGTAGAACAAATTTTAGTAGTAACTTTTACAGATATTGCAATAAAAGATTTATGTAAAAGAATTAAAAAAAGTATTCATATATTAAGAATAGGATGTTTAAAAAAAAAAAGTAAATATGGTATTATAGATAATTTTATAAAAGAAATTCAAGATTATGAAACAGCTAATAATTTATTATTAAAAGCTGAATTAAATATGCATAATGCATCTATTTATACTATACATTCTTTTTGTCAAAAAATTTTAAATTTTAAAAATTACGAAATTTATGATTTTTTTTCTAATAAAAAAATCATTAGTGATGAATTAATTTTACAAAAAGAAGCTTCTATTAATTTTTGGAAAAAATATCTTTATAATTTACCTAAAAAAATAGCAAAAATAATTTTTTTATATTGGAAATCTCCTGATAATTTATTAAATACATTATTACCTTTTTTATCTCAACAATACTTCCCAAAAATAAAATATCCTATTAAAAATAAAAATTTTGATATTCAATTTTATGAAAATTTAAAATATATTAAAATAATAAAAAAATATTGGATAAAATATCAAGATAATATAATTAATATTATTAATAATTCTAATATTAATAAACATATTTATAATAAAAAATTCATAAATAATTGGATCAATACTATTAACTTATGGAGTTTAATGGATACTCAAGATAATTTTTATCCAAAAGAATTAATGAGATTTTCTCAAAAAGTATTAATTAGTAAAACTATTAATAATCTTAAAATACCTAAATATATATTATTTGAATATATTGATGTTTTTTTAAAAAAAATAGTTAATTTAAAATTTTTAATAATAATTAAAGCTATTAAATATATAAATCAATATATAACAAAAAAGAAAAAAATAAATAATGAAATAAGTTTTAATGATTTATTAAAAATTTTAAATAAAGGATTAAATAGTAAATTTGGTAGTAAAATTGCAAAAGATATAAGAAAATTATTTCCTGTAATATTAGTAGATGAATTTCAAGATACAGATATACAACAATATAACATCTTTAAAAAAATATATATTAATAAAACTAGGAATCTTGTTATATTAATAGGAGATCCTAAACAAGCTATTTATTCTTTTAGAGGAGCAGATATTTTTACTTATTTAAAAGCTTCTTTTGAAATTAAAAATCGTTTTACATTAAAAAATAATTGGCGTTCATCTAGTACTATGGTAAATAGTGTTAATAAATTATTTTCTAATAGATCTTATCCTTTTTTATTTAAAAATATAATTTTTCATTCTATTGAATATACAAATCAAAAATTAAAATATAATTTTATTATTAATAATAAAATAAAACCTGGAATTACTTTTTGGTTTATTGATAAATTTATAGATATAAATTCATATAAAAAAAAAATAGCATATACATGTGCATATGAAATATGTCAGTTAATAAATTTAGGTGGAGAAAATAAAGCTTTTCTTCAAAAAAATTATAAAAATCGAAAAATTAGTATCTCTGATATAACAATTTTAGTAAGAAATCGTTTTGAAGCAATTATTCTACAAAAAGAATTTATAAAATTTAATTTACCTTCTATTTATTTATCTAATTCCAACCATATTTTTGAAAAACAAGAAGCTAAAGAATTAGTTTTACTATTAAAAACTATTTTACAACCAAATAAAAAACAAAAAATTATTAATCTTTTATCAAGTACATTATTTAATATTAATTTATCATTTTTTAATAATGATAAAAAAAATATTTATATTGAAAAAATAATTAATAAGTTTGTTATATATAAATTAATTTGGAAAAAATATGGTATTTTAAATATGTTAGAAAAAATTTTTATAAAAGATTCTATTTTTTTTAAAATAAATATTATTGATAATTTTATGGAAGAAAAAATAAAAAATATTTTATATTTAGGTGAATTAATACAAATATCATGTATAAATATAATTAATCTTAAACAAATAATAGAATGGTTATTACAACAAATTATACATACTAATAAAAATTTATTAAATCAACAAATAAAATTAAATTATAATATTAATAAAATTAAAATTATGACAATATATAAATCAAAAGGATTACAATTTCCTATTGTTTGGTTGCCATTTATTTCTTCAAATATTATAGATTTTATAAATAAAAATGGTATTATTTACCATAATAGAAAAAATTTTAAAACAATTATAGATTTTGAAAAAGATGAAGAAAGTAAAAAATTATTTTTAGAGGAAACTTTATCAGAAAATTTAAGATTATTATATGTATCTTTAACAAGATCAATTTTTCATTGTAGTATAGGAATTGCTAATATTAAAAATTATAATTATAAAAAATTAAATTTATATTTATCATATTTTAATGCTTTAGATTTTTTACTTAAAAAAAAAAATAATATTTCTAATATAGATTTTAAAAAAATTTTAAATAATTTTAAAAATAAAGATATTTCTATTAAAATTATAAAAAAAAAAAAACATATAAAAATAAATAATGAATATTTAAAAAATAAAAATAATAAATTATTATTTACTTCTCAAATAAAAAATTTTTTTTATAAAAAAAAAATAATATCTAGTTATTCTCAAATAAAAAAACAACAAAATAATAATTTAAAATTTTTTAATATAAATTATCAATATAAATTTTTAAATTTTAATAAAGAGAATATTAAAAAAACACAATATAATTTCCCTATTGGTAAATATATAGGAACTACTATACATAATATTTTAGAAAAATTAGATTTTACTAAAATTATTACTAGAAATTTTATTAAAAAAGAATTAATAAAAAAAAATATTAGTTCTAATTGGCATATTATGTTAACTAATTGGTTTAATAATATTCTTAAATTACCAATAGGTGATAATAAAATTATTTTAAGTAAAATAAATAATAAAAATAAAAAAACAGAATTTAAATTTTATTTATCAATAAAAAAATCTTTTTCTGCTATAAAATATAATAATATTATAAATAAATATGATTTTATTTCTAATAAATTACCTAAATTAAATTTTAAAACAATTCAAGGATTTTTATCAGGAATTATAGATTTAATATTTTTATGGAATAAAAAATATTATATAATAGATTATAAATCAAATTGGTTAGGTAGTAATTTTAAAAATTATAAAAAAAAATATATTGAAAATGATATTTATTTAAATCGTTATGATATACAATATCAAATTTATTCTTTAGCTTTACATAAATATTTAAAATATCGTATAAAAAATTATAATTATGAAAAAAATTTTGGAGGAGTAATATATTTATATATTAGAGGTATTGATAATAAACAAAACGAAAATGGTATTTGGGAAATAAAACCAACCTTTCAATTAATTAATAAACTAAATAAATTTTTTTTTTAA